From Granulicella arctica:
GTCTGTCCATGAAAGACATGATCTTTCTATAATCAAGTAAGAACGCATGAAGTCAGCTTTTTCGCAAACGACTGGAAGTCTATGAGCCTTGCCTTGGGATCCGCAGTAGAACAGCTAAAACTGCTCCGCGATAAAGTAATTTCTCCTATGGAACTCGCAGAAGAGCATATTCACCGCATTGAACGTCTCAACCCGATGTTAAACGCAATTATCGACTTTGATCCAGATAAGGTGCGTGCGCAAGCCAGGCATGTTAAGAGCGGGATGCTCTCCGGCTTGCCAATAACGATAAAGTCGTCAATCTCGGTTGCCGGCCATCTTTGTGAAACCGGCAGTATGTTATGGCGCGGCAGACGTGCTGATACTGATGCCGTTGCTGTTGCGAGACTTCGCGCTGAAGGCGCAATCATCCTGGGCACAACGAACTGCCCAGAGTTCCTGATGGCATACGAGACCGACAATCTGTTATATGGGCGCACGAATAATCCGTGGGATCTCAAACGCACAGCAGGCGGTTCAAGTGGCGGCGAAGCGGCAGCAATCTCCGCTGGCCTCTCCGCCGCGGGTCTAGGCAGCGACAGTGGAGGGTCTGTGCGAGAGCCTGCCCACTTCACAGGAATCTGTTCCCTTAAACCTACTTCAGGACGTGTTTCATCCGTAGGACACCTACCGCCCTGCGTTGGACCTTTTTCGATATTGGGCGCAGTCGGACCAATGGCGCGTTCCGTGCCTGATCTTGAACTGCTTTTTCGGGTACTTTCACAGCCTTACTTTCTTGATTCCGCAAGTACACCGGTAGCATACCGACCAGTGACTCTGGCTGAGGCGAAGCAGTTTAGAATCGGTTACCTGGAAGACGACGGTTTTATAGCCGTGACCCCTGAGACAAGGCAAGCAGTTCAGAACGCCGTCAAGACTTTAAAGCGGGAAGGCTTCAGCGTTGAACCATTTCGCCCAGCCTCTCTGGACGCGGCTAGAAAATTATGGGATATCTTCTTCATGCAATGCGGAGCGATGTTTTACGAGCCAGAGATTGTGGGTAGAA
This genomic window contains:
- a CDS encoding amidase; translated protein: MSLALGSAVEQLKLLRDKVISPMELAEEHIHRIERLNPMLNAIIDFDPDKVRAQARHVKSGMLSGLPITIKSSISVAGHLCETGSMLWRGRRADTDAVAVARLRAEGAIILGTTNCPEFLMAYETDNLLYGRTNNPWDLKRTAGGSSGGEAAAISAGLSAAGLGSDSGGSVREPAHFTGICSLKPTSGRVSSVGHLPPCVGPFSILGAVGPMARSVPDLELLFRVLSQPYFLDSASTPVAYRPVTLAEAKQFRIGYLEDDGFIAVTPETRQAVQNAVKTLKREGFSVEPFRPASLDAARKLWDIFFMQCGAMFYEPEIVGRRSELSPVFRDFLSQAESRNPLTPQALLQAWAEMDLVRNLLLTEMKQFPILLTPVCSVPAVLHGERSWTVEGTTVSYLDAMRYTQWFNLLGSPAAVVPVGTSDIGLPIGVQIAGMPFLDEAVLAVASVIDAEFGYKEPPIAQDSVA